One window of the Strix uralensis isolate ZFMK-TIS-50842 chromosome 3, bStrUra1, whole genome shotgun sequence genome contains the following:
- the LOC141941348 gene encoding LOW QUALITY PROTEIN: electroneutral sodium bicarbonate exchanger 1-like (The sequence of the model RefSeq protein was modified relative to this genomic sequence to represent the inferred CDS: inserted 2 bases in 2 codons; deleted 2 bases in 1 codon) → MPEAANANQDVVDQGSPPFSSEATTHARGGVSEAWSVLERHDEEAAIDRGSVSNIVSIHCEREDLEGHRILSVGMRMPLVRQSHRHHLPHSQKHQEQEREKDSGLTEPGYPYTLSQRVQFILGTEEDEQHVCHDLFTELDEICVKEGEGAEWKETTRWLKFEEDVEDGSEHWSKPYVPTLSLRSLLDLRSCILNGMVLLDICANSMEEITDMILGQQEQFTEFDEHMQAKVREVLMKNHHHQDENKGNKLFDIVHFFADESKEPPDLHVLDKPPAEAKNGVNQETDTMGLSKVELHFLKKIPAGXSNVLIGELDFLQQPIVAFVRLTPAVLLSGMTEVPIPTRFLFVLLGPEGKGHQYHEIGRSMATLMMDEVFHDMAYKAQNRADLVAGIDEFLDQVTVLPPGEWDPSIRIKPPKNIPSQQKRKMPGAPDDSASHSKPEKHSGPELERTGRLFGGLIWDVKXKAPWFWSDFWDCLRLQRLASFLFLYCACVSPIITFGGLLGEATDGRIVSTSLL, encoded by the exons atgccagaagctgcaaatgccaaccaagatgttgtggaccag ggatctccgcccttctcgagcgaggctaccacgcatgcacgaGGGGGAGTGTCCGAGGCATGGTCGGTCTTAGAG AGACATGACGAAGAGGCAGCGATTGACCGGGGAAGCGTGAGCAACATTGTCAGTATTCACTGTGAGAGGGAGGATTTGGAAG gTCACCGGATCCTGTCCGTGGGCATGCGGATGCCGCTGGTGAGGCAGAGCCACCGGCATCACCTACCCCACAGCCAGAAGCATCAGGAACAGGAGCGGGAGAAGGACTCTGGCCTGACGGAGCCGGGCTACCCCT ACACCTTGTCCCAGCGGGTGCAGTTCATCCTGGGGACCGAGGAGGACGAGCAGCACGTCTGCCACGACTTGTTCACCGAGCTAGATGAGATCTGCGTGAAAGAGGGTGAAGGTGCTGAGTGGAAGGAAACAACAAG GTGGCTGAAGTTTGAGGAGGACGTGGAAGATGGCAGCGAGCACTGGAGCAAGCCCTACGTGCCCACGCTGTCCTTGCGCAGCCTCCTTGACCTGAGGAGCTGCATCCTCAATGGCATGGTGCTGCTGGACATTTGTGCCAACAGCATGGAAGAGATCACAG ACATGATCCTGGGCCAGCAAGAACAGTTCACGGAGTTTGACGAGCACATGCAGGCGAAGGTTCGAGAAGTTCTCATGAAGAACCATCACCATCAGGACGAGAACAAAGGGAACAAGCTTTTTGATATTGTCCACTTCTTTGCTGATGAGAGCAAGGAGCCGCCAGATCTGCATGTCCTCGACAAGCCAC ctgcagaagCTAAAAATGGGGTGAACCAAGAGACTGACACAATGGGTTTAAGCAAG GTGGAGCTGCACTTCCTGAAGAAAATTCCCGCCG GCTCCAACGTGCTCATAGGAGAGCTGGATTTCCTTCAGCAGCCCATCGTGGCATTTGTCCGCCTGACCCCGGCTGTCCTCCTCTCTGGCATGACAGAAGTTCCCATCCCGACAAG GTTCCTGTTTGTTTTGCTCGGACCAGAAGGAAAAGGCCATCAGTACCATGAGATTGGCAGGTCCATGGCTACTCTCATGATGGATGAG GTTTTCCACGACATGGCCTATAAAGCCCAGAACCGGGCTGACCTTGTGGCCGGCATCGACGAGTTCCTGGATCAGGTCACGGTCTTGCCGCCAGGAGAGTGGGATCCATCGATCCGAATCAAGCCCCCGAAAAACATCCCTTCGCAG caaaaaaggaagatgcCAGGAGCTCCCGATGACAGTGCTTCTCACAGCAAGCCAGAGAAACACAGCGGTCCTGAACTGGAGCGAACGGGAAG GCTCTTTGGAGGTTTGATCTGGGACGTGA GAAAAGCCCCGTGGTTC TGGAGCGACTTTTGGGATTGTCTGAGGCTGCAGCGTCTGGcgtccttcctcttcctctactGTGCCTGCGTGTCCCCCATCATCACCTTCGGGGGACTGCTGGGGGAGGCGACCGATGGCCGCATCGTGAGCACCTCTCTCCTATG A
- the LOC141941350 gene encoding WD repeat-containing protein 91-like isoform X2 has protein sequence MAAAAERMDELVREYLLFRGFAAALKQLDAEVKADGEKGFRVDKIVDQLQQFVQSYDLPALRDYWSYLDQRLFSCLEDVYRPTVNRLKTSLFRYYLVHAVQTCRNDKAQEFFLKQASELQNQAEWKDWFVLPFLPAPDSNPTFATYFSRQWTDTIIVSLHNFLSVLFQGMPVPVILNFEAECLRSSLIQEENESLRHKMNFYLTKGALIYQDFICSCCLLPT, from the exons atggcggcggcggcggagcggatGGATGAGCTGGTGCGGGAGTATCTGCTCTTCCGCGGCTTTGCCGCCGCCCTGAAGCAGCTGGACGCGGAGGTCAAGGCGGACGGGGAGAAGGGCTTCCGG GTGGATAAGATAGTGGACCAGCTGCAGCAGTTTGTTCAGAGCTATGATCTGCCTGCCCTGAGGGATTACTGGAGTTATCTGGACCAACGCCTTTTCAGCTGTCTGGAGGATGTGTACAGGCCAACAGTGAACAGACTGAAGACCAGCTTATTCCGATACTACCTCGTCCATGCTGTTCAG aCCTGCCGCAATGACAAGGCACAGGAGTTTTTCCTCAAGCAGGCTTCCGAGCTCCAGAACCAGGCGGAGTGGAAAGATTGGTTtgtcctgcccttcctccctgccccagacTCCAACCCCACCTTTGCCACCTATTTCTCACGCCAGTGGACAGATACGATTATTGTGTCTCTGCACAACTTCCTGAGCGTCTTATTTCAGGGCATGC CAGTTCCAGTCATTTTGAACTTTGAAGCTGAATGTCTCAGGAGCAGTCTcatacaagaagaaaatgaatcttTGCGGCATAAG atgaatttctacCTGACAAAAGGAGCTCTTATCTACCAAGacttcatctgctcctgctgtttattgcccacctga
- the LOC141941350 gene encoding WD repeat-containing protein 91-like isoform X4, which translates to MAAAAERMDELVREYLLFRGFAAALKQLDAEVKADGEKGFRVDKIVDQLQQFVQSYDLPALRDYWSYLDQRLFSCLEDVYRPTVNRLKTSLFRYYLVHAVQTCRNDKAQEFFLKQASELQNQAEWKDWFVLPFLPAPDSNPTFATYFSRQWTDTIIVSLHNFLSVLFQGMPVPVILNFEAECLRSSLIQEENESLRHKDCCRHIF; encoded by the exons atggcggcggcggcggagcggatGGATGAGCTGGTGCGGGAGTATCTGCTCTTCCGCGGCTTTGCCGCCGCCCTGAAGCAGCTGGACGCGGAGGTCAAGGCGGACGGGGAGAAGGGCTTCCGG GTGGATAAGATAGTGGACCAGCTGCAGCAGTTTGTTCAGAGCTATGATCTGCCTGCCCTGAGGGATTACTGGAGTTATCTGGACCAACGCCTTTTCAGCTGTCTGGAGGATGTGTACAGGCCAACAGTGAACAGACTGAAGACCAGCTTATTCCGATACTACCTCGTCCATGCTGTTCAG aCCTGCCGCAATGACAAGGCACAGGAGTTTTTCCTCAAGCAGGCTTCCGAGCTCCAGAACCAGGCGGAGTGGAAAGATTGGTTtgtcctgcccttcctccctgccccagacTCCAACCCCACCTTTGCCACCTATTTCTCACGCCAGTGGACAGATACGATTATTGTGTCTCTGCACAACTTCCTGAGCGTCTTATTTCAGGGCATGC CAGTTCCAGTCATTTTGAACTTTGAAGCTGAATGTCTCAGGAGCAGTCTcatacaagaagaaaatgaatcttTGCGGCATAAG gactgctgtaggCACATATTTTAA
- the LOC141941350 gene encoding WD repeat-containing protein 91-like isoform X3 — protein sequence MAAAAERMDELVREYLLFRGFAAALKQLDAEVKADGEKGFRVDKIVDQLQQFVQSYDLPALRDYWSYLDQRLFSCLEDVYRPTVNRLKTSLFRYYLVHAVQTCRNDKAQEFFLKQASELQNQAEWKDWFVLPFLPAPDSNPTFATYFSRQWTDTIIVSLHNFLSVLFQGMPVPVILNFEAECLRSSLIQEENESLRHKEKEELYLKNECMETEKPEELFM from the exons atggcggcggcggcggagcggatGGATGAGCTGGTGCGGGAGTATCTGCTCTTCCGCGGCTTTGCCGCCGCCCTGAAGCAGCTGGACGCGGAGGTCAAGGCGGACGGGGAGAAGGGCTTCCGG GTGGATAAGATAGTGGACCAGCTGCAGCAGTTTGTTCAGAGCTATGATCTGCCTGCCCTGAGGGATTACTGGAGTTATCTGGACCAACGCCTTTTCAGCTGTCTGGAGGATGTGTACAGGCCAACAGTGAACAGACTGAAGACCAGCTTATTCCGATACTACCTCGTCCATGCTGTTCAG aCCTGCCGCAATGACAAGGCACAGGAGTTTTTCCTCAAGCAGGCTTCCGAGCTCCAGAACCAGGCGGAGTGGAAAGATTGGTTtgtcctgcccttcctccctgccccagacTCCAACCCCACCTTTGCCACCTATTTCTCACGCCAGTGGACAGATACGATTATTGTGTCTCTGCACAACTTCCTGAGCGTCTTATTTCAGGGCATGC CAGTTCCAGTCATTTTGAACTTTGAAGCTGAATGTCTCAGGAGCAGTCTcatacaagaagaaaatgaatcttTGCGGCATAAG gaaaaagaagaattatATCTGAAAAATGAATGTATGGAAACAGAAAAGCCTGAAGAACTCTTCATGTGA
- the LOC141941350 gene encoding uncharacterized protein LOC141941350 isoform X1: protein MAAAAERMDELVREYLLFRGFAAALKQLDAEVKADGEKGFRVGGGRVPPLGGALGAGASRGGRGPRAGRGRPSAHPLPGPGEGSELGGGGAPLGAPALPRGGSSSPGRPLSPRPPWVGRRGPAGRAGGTPRIPVAGAAARPCRRLCRRSLPARGYWPGEGFPPAWLRSGVSVGQQRWATGSSPSPGSLRSQRLPFPARRSARPVRNRRLLTLRPTCKPPENSQLRAERNGEDASTRGQRLEDIYLHGGG, encoded by the exons atggcggcggcggcggagcggatGGATGAGCTGGTGCGGGAGTATCTGCTCTTCCGCGGCTTTGCCGCCGCCCTGAAGCAGCTGGACGCGGAGGTCAAGGCGGACGGGGAGAAGGGCTTCCGGGTGGGCGGCGGCCGTGTCCCCCCTCTCGGCGGGGCGCTGGGTGCGGGTGCCTCCCGGGGAGGACGCGGTCCCCGGGCAGGCCGCGGGCGCCCCTCCGCACACCCGCTCCCCGGGCCGGGCGAGGGGAGTGAGCTGGGTGGCGGCGGGGCACCTCTCGGAGCCCCCGCGCTTCCTCGCGGGGGCAGCTCGTCTCCGGGGCGGCCGCTCTCGCCCCGCCCTCCCTGGGTCGGGCGTCGGGGCCCGGCCGGCCGAGCAGGCGGGACCCCCCGCATCCCGGTGGCGggggccgccgcccggccctgccgccgtTTGTGTAGGCGCAGCCTCCCGGCGCGGGGGTATTGGCCGGGCGAAGGCTTTCCTCCCGCTTGGCTCCGAAGCGGCGTTAGCGTCGGGCAGCAGCGGTGGGCGACGGGCTCCAGCCCCTCGCCTGGCTCCCTCCGCAGCCAGCGGCTGCCGTTCCCGGCCCGGCGGTCTGCTCGGCCTGTCCGAAACCGCCGTCTACTGACCCTACGCCCGACCTGTAAACCACCAGAGAACTCTCAGCTTCGTGCCGAGAGGAACGGAGAAGATGCGTCTACGAGAGGGCAGCGGCTGGAGGACATCTATTTGCATGGTG GTGGATAA